In the genome of Kitasatospora cathayae, one region contains:
- a CDS encoding DoxX family protein, whose product MSVAHIVVTVLGALMVGFSAYSVFAKAEYVVGPLAEYGVPRAWWTWLGVAKAAGALGLLVGLAVPAIGYAAAVGIILYFLGAVITVARARAYAHIPFPLIYLAPAVASLALGLAA is encoded by the coding sequence ATGTCCGTCGCCCACATCGTCGTCACCGTCCTCGGCGCCCTCATGGTCGGCTTCTCGGCGTACTCCGTCTTCGCCAAGGCCGAGTACGTCGTGGGGCCCCTCGCCGAGTACGGCGTCCCGCGCGCCTGGTGGACCTGGCTCGGCGTCGCCAAGGCCGCCGGCGCCCTCGGCCTGCTGGTCGGTCTCGCCGTCCCGGCCATCGGCTACGCGGCCGCGGTCGGCATCATCCTCTACTTCCTCGGCGCGGTGATCACCGTCGCCCGCGCCCGTGCCTACGCCCACATCCCCTTCCCCCTGATCTACCTGGCCCCGGCCGTCGCCTCCCTGGCCCTCGGCCTCGCGGCCTGA
- a CDS encoding HhH-GPD-type base excision DNA repair protein, translating into MNVTVRLAQQPEADELLGRSALAALVGMLLDQQVPMEWAFTGPLTIAQRLGRDDLDAHEIATYSPEEFVALLSAKPAVHRYPAAMAKRVQQLCQFLVAQYDGDAAALWKDARTGKELLSRLNALPGFGKQKSQIFLALLGKQFGVRPEGWREAAGAYGEEGAHRSVADITGPESLTLVREFKQEMKRAAKEAKAAAKPRTTTRSATATATAAR; encoded by the coding sequence ATGAACGTCACCGTCCGGCTCGCCCAGCAGCCCGAGGCCGACGAACTGCTCGGACGGAGTGCGCTCGCCGCGCTCGTCGGCATGCTGCTGGACCAACAGGTGCCGATGGAATGGGCGTTCACCGGCCCGCTGACCATCGCCCAACGGCTCGGCCGGGACGACCTCGACGCCCACGAGATCGCCACCTACAGCCCGGAGGAGTTCGTCGCCCTGCTCTCCGCGAAGCCGGCCGTCCACCGCTACCCGGCCGCGATGGCGAAACGGGTGCAGCAGCTGTGCCAGTTCCTCGTCGCGCAGTACGACGGCGACGCCGCCGCGCTGTGGAAGGACGCCCGCACCGGCAAGGAGCTGCTCAGCCGCCTCAACGCCCTTCCCGGCTTCGGCAAGCAGAAGTCGCAGATCTTCCTGGCCCTGCTCGGCAAGCAGTTCGGGGTCCGGCCCGAGGGCTGGCGCGAGGCGGCCGGCGCGTACGGCGAGGAGGGCGCCCACCGCTCGGTCGCCGACATCACCGGCCCCGAATCCCTCACCCTGGTACGTGAGTTCAAGCAGGAGATGAAGCGCGCGGCGAAGGAGGCCAAGGCCGCCGCCAAGCCCCGCACCACCACCCGGTCCGCCACCGCGACCGCCACCGCAGCCCGTTGA
- a CDS encoding MFS transporter, with product MSTAGADRRRWIALAIVMVASFMDLVDVTIVNIAIPSIQQDTGASFSAIQWVTGGYALAFAIGLITGGRLGDIHGRKRLFLIGIGGFTLASALCGLASGPEMLVAMRILQGGTAALMVPQVLSIIHATFPAEERGKVFGMFGAVVGLGAVSGPMIGALLTEWDLLGLEWRPIFLINLPVGIAGLLLGRRFIDESRAEHALKLDLVGVALASLGLLMLIYPLTHGREAGWPLWGYLSMVGSLPVFVLFVVYEKAKARRDGSPLVELSLFRVKSFAAGICVQLAFGVALGIFFLVWTLYMQVGLGWSPLKAGATGIPFSLAVSTAAGLSVQKLVPRFGRKVLQAGALIMAVGVLVYIAEAHRYGTGIAPWQMALPLVVMGLGMGLIVAPITDAILSEVPRRHAGSASGLINTVQQVGNALGLGLVSVAFFGAMDDVVAPEVLGTAFSGAFVHAMWWVAGVLLAVFLLMFALPRKRGAAVGDPAAAAPEERESALV from the coding sequence ATGAGTACGGCGGGAGCCGACCGGCGGAGGTGGATCGCGCTGGCGATCGTGATGGTCGCCTCCTTCATGGACCTGGTGGACGTCACCATCGTCAACATCGCCATCCCGAGCATCCAGCAGGACACCGGCGCCTCCTTCAGCGCCATCCAGTGGGTCACCGGCGGCTACGCGCTGGCCTTCGCGATCGGGCTGATCACCGGCGGGCGGCTCGGCGACATCCACGGCCGCAAGCGGCTGTTCCTGATCGGCATCGGCGGCTTCACGCTGGCCTCCGCGCTGTGCGGGCTGGCCTCCGGCCCGGAGATGCTGGTCGCCATGCGGATCCTGCAGGGCGGGACGGCGGCCCTGATGGTGCCGCAGGTGCTGTCGATCATCCACGCGACCTTCCCGGCGGAGGAGCGCGGCAAGGTGTTCGGGATGTTCGGAGCGGTGGTCGGGCTGGGCGCGGTGTCCGGTCCGATGATCGGCGCGCTGCTCACCGAGTGGGACCTGCTGGGCCTCGAGTGGCGGCCGATCTTCCTGATCAACCTGCCCGTCGGCATCGCCGGGCTGCTGCTCGGGCGCCGCTTCATCGACGAGTCCAGGGCCGAGCACGCGCTCAAGCTGGACCTGGTCGGCGTGGCGCTGGCCAGCCTCGGCCTGCTGATGCTGATCTACCCGCTGACCCACGGCCGGGAGGCCGGCTGGCCGCTCTGGGGCTACCTGTCGATGGTCGGCAGCCTGCCGGTGTTCGTGCTCTTCGTGGTGTACGAGAAGGCCAAGGCGCGGCGGGACGGCTCGCCGCTGGTCGAACTGTCGCTGTTCCGTGTGAAGAGCTTCGCGGCCGGGATCTGCGTCCAGCTGGCCTTCGGCGTCGCGCTCGGCATCTTCTTCCTGGTCTGGACGCTCTACATGCAGGTCGGGCTCGGCTGGAGCCCGCTCAAGGCGGGCGCCACCGGCATCCCGTTCTCGCTCGCGGTCTCCACGGCGGCCGGGCTGTCGGTGCAGAAGCTGGTGCCGCGGTTCGGGCGCAAGGTGCTCCAGGCCGGCGCGCTGATCATGGCGGTGGGCGTGCTCGTCTACATCGCGGAGGCGCACCGGTACGGGACCGGCATCGCGCCCTGGCAGATGGCGCTGCCGCTGGTGGTGATGGGCCTCGGGATGGGGTTGATCGTCGCGCCGATCACCGACGCGATCCTGTCCGAGGTGCCGCGCCGGCACGCCGGGTCGGCCTCGGGGCTGATCAACACCGTGCAGCAGGTCGGCAACGCGCTCGGGCTCGGGCTGGTGTCGGTGGCCTTCTTCGGGGCGATGGACGACGTGGTCGCGCCGGAGGTGCTGGGGACGGCCTTCAGCGGGGCGTTCGTGCACGCGATGTGGTGGGTCGCGGGGGTGCTGCTGGCGGTGTTCCTGCTGATGTTCGCGCTGCCGCGCAAGCGGGGGGCGGCGGTCGGGGACCCGGCGGCCGCTGCTCCGGAGGAGCGCGAGTCCGCCCTGGTGTGA